A region from the Methanofollis liminatans DSM 4140 genome encodes:
- a CDS encoding nitroreductase family protein, whose translation MECRKAPEERGLTVPPIFDASLCTGCGLCSRICVFGCISPSDDGLPSVPDGAACTGCGHCVAVCPAGAVSLPEAGTSPVAPSAGTGTAEALGGYMRSRRSIRHYLERPVDRRLFEEVFEIVRFAPTAVNRQPVAWTIVHDTGKVRALTALAADWLRETAGEDPLYRTFLDAWERGSDLICHGAPHLVVAHAPADDPLAPRDAAIACAHLDLALPAFGLGGCWAGLFTAAAASHPPLAEALRLPDGHRPLGTLLVGYARYRYASVPPRKRPATRWL comes from the coding sequence GTGGAGTGCCGGAAAGCGCCTGAAGAAAGGGGCCTGACCGTGCCGCCCATCTTCGATGCCTCTCTCTGCACCGGCTGCGGGCTGTGCAGCCGCATCTGTGTCTTCGGCTGCATCTCGCCCTCAGACGACGGCCTGCCCTCTGTCCCCGACGGGGCGGCGTGCACCGGGTGCGGTCACTGCGTTGCGGTCTGCCCGGCGGGCGCCGTCTCTCTTCCCGAAGCTGGCACATCCCCCGTCGCCCCTTCGGCCGGGACCGGGACCGCAGAAGCGCTCGGCGGCTATATGCGGAGCCGCCGCTCGATCCGCCACTACCTGGAGCGGCCCGTGGACCGCCGCCTCTTCGAGGAGGTCTTCGAGATCGTGCGGTTCGCCCCCACCGCGGTAAACCGCCAGCCGGTTGCATGGACGATCGTCCACGACACCGGAAAGGTGCGGGCGCTCACCGCCCTCGCTGCCGACTGGCTGCGGGAGACCGCCGGCGAAGACCCCCTGTACCGCACCTTCCTGGATGCGTGGGAGAGGGGGTCCGACCTCATCTGCCACGGCGCCCCGCACCTGGTCGTCGCCCACGCGCCGGCCGACGACCCCCTCGCGCCGCGGGACGCTGCGATCGCGTGTGCACATCTCGACCTCGCCCTCCCGGCCTTCGGGCTCGGCGGGTGCTGGGCCGGGCTCTTCACTGCGGCAGCCGCGTCTCATCCGCCTCTCGCAGAGGCTCTTCGCCTCCCCGATGGGCACCGGCCCCTCGGGACGCTGCTCGTCGGCTACGCGCGGTACCGCTATGCCTCGGTCCCGCCGCGGAAACGGCCGGCGACGAGGTGGCTATGA
- the nudC gene encoding NAD(+) diphosphatase, translated as MVPAFTPHFTTERLAFHPADPFQGPSPLLVLVGEGDVLCGADGSPLLSSFPEDPAPAGSLFIGSLDGRPVFAAGVDTVPVGLRPVPLRDLFGMIGDEELGIAGRAVQYVDFDRTHRYCGRCGAATLMKEDEIARLCPSCSLVVYPRLSPAVIVRVTDGDAILLARSPHFPAGRYSVIAGFVEPGENVEHAAEREVMEETGVAIRNPRYFGSQPWPFPHSLMIGFTADYAGGDLCPDGLEVEDARWFTADALPDLPGPASIARALIEDWLAGQ; from the coding sequence ATGGTTCCCGCCTTCACCCCACACTTCACCACAGAACGGCTTGCATTCCACCCTGCAGACCCGTTCCAGGGCCCTTCACCTCTCCTCGTGCTGGTCGGCGAGGGGGACGTCCTCTGCGGAGCCGACGGTTCGCCGCTCCTCTCGTCCTTCCCGGAGGACCCGGCACCGGCAGGGTCGCTCTTCATCGGCAGCCTCGACGGCCGCCCGGTCTTCGCCGCCGGGGTGGACACCGTCCCGGTGGGCCTCAGGCCCGTCCCGCTCCGCGACCTCTTCGGAATGATCGGGGACGAGGAACTCGGGATTGCCGGGCGGGCCGTCCAGTACGTGGACTTCGACCGCACCCACCGCTACTGCGGGCGGTGCGGGGCGGCGACCCTGATGAAGGAGGACGAGATCGCCCGGCTCTGCCCTTCCTGCAGCCTTGTCGTCTACCCCCGCCTCTCCCCGGCCGTGATCGTCCGGGTCACAGACGGCGACGCCATCCTCCTCGCCCGCTCCCCGCACTTTCCGGCCGGACGGTATTCGGTGATCGCCGGTTTCGTCGAACCTGGAGAAAACGTCGAGCACGCCGCAGAGAGGGAGGTGATGGAAGAGACCGGGGTCGCCATCAGAAACCCCCGCTATTTCGGGAGCCAGCCCTGGCCCTTCCCCCACTCCCTGATGATCGGGTTTACCGCCGACTACGCCGGAGGCGATCTCTGCCCGGACGGGCTGGAGGTCGAGGACGCCAGATGGTTCACCGCCGACGCCCTCCCCGACCTCCCCGGACCGGCATCGATCGCGCGGGCTTTGATCGAGGACTGGCTCGCAGGGCAGTGA
- a CDS encoding winged helix-turn-helix transcriptional regulator, with protein MPRNGTYHCPVEAAVAVIGGKWKTLILWKLRDAPLRFSELQERLPIVTPRMLTKTLRELAEDGIVGRTAHAEIPPRVEYALTPLGEALTPVLDALNAWGIEYMLDAEIPFPVCCGGKAQKEIAGFIEDPADDTS; from the coding sequence ATGCCCCGAAACGGAACCTACCACTGTCCGGTCGAGGCGGCCGTCGCCGTCATCGGTGGTAAATGGAAGACACTGATTCTCTGGAAACTTCGAGACGCCCCTCTCCGGTTTTCAGAACTGCAGGAGCGCCTGCCGATCGTGACGCCCCGCATGCTCACAAAAACCCTGCGAGAACTGGCGGAAGACGGGATCGTCGGCCGGACCGCCCACGCTGAGATCCCGCCCAGGGTGGAGTACGCCCTCACACCCCTTGGTGAGGCCCTCACCCCGGTCCTCGACGCCCTGAACGCCTGGGGCATAGAATACATGCTCGATGCGGAGATCCCGTTCCCGGTCTGTTGCGGCGGAAAAGCACAGAAAGAAATCGCCGGGTTTATCGAGGATCCTGCAGACGATACTTCATGA
- a CDS encoding flavodoxin family protein — protein sequence MTKVVAFNGSPRKDGNTARLLAEVLAELEKDGIETELVQIGGKKVHGCTACGKCFESRDGKCVIDNDFVNDCIEKMAAADGIVIGSPTYFADVSTETKALIDRAGFVAIANGGMFARKAGAAVVAVRRAGAVHAFDTINHLFGISQMFTVGSSYWNLGLGLDAGDVEKDEEGLLTMRNLGANMAWLLKRIGT from the coding sequence ATGACAAAGGTCGTCGCATTCAACGGAAGCCCGAGAAAGGACGGGAACACCGCCCGCCTCCTTGCGGAAGTGCTCGCCGAACTTGAGAAGGATGGCATTGAGACCGAACTCGTCCAGATCGGCGGGAAAAAGGTCCACGGCTGCACCGCCTGCGGCAAATGTTTCGAGAGCCGGGATGGAAAATGCGTCATCGACAACGACTTCGTCAACGACTGCATTGAAAAGATGGCCGCGGCCGATGGGATCGTCATCGGTTCGCCGACCTACTTCGCCGACGTCAGCACTGAGACGAAAGCCCTCATCGACCGGGCCGGTTTTGTCGCCATCGCCAACGGAGGAATGTTCGCCCGCAAGGCCGGTGCGGCCGTCGTCGCCGTCCGCCGCGCCGGCGCCGTCCACGCCTTCGACACGATCAACCACCTCTTCGGGATCTCGCAGATGTTCACGGTCGGGTCCTCGTACTGGAACCTTGGTCTGGGCCTTGACGCCGGTGACGTCGAGAAGGACGAGGAGGGACTTTTGACGATGCGGAACCTGGGGGCGAACATGGCCTGGCTCCTGAAGCGGATCGGCACATAG
- a CDS encoding nitroreductase family protein yields MTTLLVDRDLCTRCGICSESCPMGIIAPAGETTLPLVPEEISGLCIRCGHCEAYCPSGALVLNVRPGERVLLPEGAGEIAPEDMTFYLKKSRSVRRFTGEPVPRETIAALLDIAGYAPSGGNGHPVQWIVVHDRERVGRVAALTVEWMKSLVGSNHPMSGYVPKLIETYQNGYDAICCSAPHLLFAHIPKDNPVAQVDAIIALTHFDLAAPAFGVGTCWAGFVAMAASVYEPLQREIGIPAGRKSAYAMMFGHPQNRVYGIPRRNMPEVIWIEGRPDRKKMIGMDVQETGRT; encoded by the coding sequence ATGACCACGCTGCTTGTTGACAGGGATCTCTGCACCCGGTGCGGGATCTGCTCGGAATCCTGCCCGATGGGGATCATCGCCCCCGCCGGCGAAACCACCCTCCCGCTCGTCCCCGAAGAAATATCCGGCCTTTGCATACGTTGCGGGCACTGCGAGGCCTACTGCCCCTCCGGTGCGCTCGTCCTGAACGTCCGGCCCGGAGAACGGGTGCTCCTGCCCGAAGGGGCCGGAGAGATCGCCCCGGAGGACATGACGTTCTATCTGAAAAAAAGCCGGTCGGTCAGGCGTTTCACCGGCGAACCCGTACCGCGGGAGACGATCGCCGCGCTCCTCGACATCGCCGGTTATGCGCCATCGGGCGGGAACGGTCACCCGGTGCAATGGATCGTCGTCCATGACAGGGAGAGGGTCGGGAGAGTCGCCGCCCTCACGGTGGAATGGATGAAGTCGCTTGTCGGCTCCAATCACCCGATGAGCGGCTATGTTCCGAAACTGATCGAGACCTATCAGAACGGCTACGACGCCATCTGCTGTAGTGCCCCGCACCTGCTCTTCGCGCACATCCCGAAAGACAACCCGGTCGCTCAGGTGGATGCGATCATCGCACTCACGCATTTCGATCTGGCCGCGCCGGCATTCGGGGTGGGCACGTGCTGGGCGGGCTTCGTGGCGATGGCGGCGTCCGTCTACGAACCCCTGCAGAGGGAGATCGGCATTCCTGCCGGAAGGAAGAGCGCCTATGCGATGATGTTCGGCCACCCGCAAAACAGGGTCTACGGCATCCCCCGGAGAAACATGCCGGAGGTGATATGGATCGAGGGGCGGCCGGATCGCAAAAAAATGATAGGGATGGACGTGCAGGAAACAGGACGAACATAA
- a CDS encoding tautomerase family protein, which produces MPVITMDSAALAPGVKKALIGSLTRAAAEATGLPEASFIVLLRELPADAIGIGGVPLSERRG; this is translated from the coding sequence ATGCCGGTCATCACCATGGACTCCGCCGCCCTTGCGCCCGGCGTGAAGAAGGCCCTGATCGGATCCCTCACCCGTGCTGCCGCGGAGGCGACCGGACTGCCTGAAGCGTCTTTCATCGTGCTCCTCAGGGAGTTGCCTGCCGACGCGATCGGTATCGGCGGCGTCCCTCTTTCGGAGAGGAGGGGATGA
- a CDS encoding flavin reductase family protein, whose translation MEKIGIGPNVFLPMPVVLVGTVVGGRPNFMAAGWASRVNANPPMLAVGINRNHATHAGIRETGTFSVNIPHTGMMEKTDYCGLVSGENTDKSGLFDLFSGALPGAPMIRACPLAMECRLVQTVDLPTNTLFIGEILGAYADEDCLVDGRPDMERIDPLILTMPDNRYWSLGEYAGEAWSAGKRLKKGA comes from the coding sequence ATGGAAAAGATCGGGATCGGGCCGAATGTCTTTCTTCCCATGCCCGTGGTCCTCGTCGGGACGGTGGTTGGGGGCCGGCCGAACTTCATGGCCGCCGGCTGGGCGTCGCGGGTGAATGCAAACCCGCCGATGCTCGCCGTCGGCATCAACCGGAACCATGCCACTCACGCGGGCATCCGTGAGACCGGCACCTTCAGCGTGAACATACCTCATACCGGGATGATGGAGAAGACCGACTACTGCGGCCTGGTCTCCGGGGAAAACACGGACAAGTCCGGGTTATTCGACCTCTTCTCCGGCGCTCTCCCCGGCGCCCCGATGATCCGGGCCTGCCCTCTTGCGATGGAATGCCGTCTTGTGCAGACCGTCGACCTTCCCACAAACACCCTCTTCATCGGCGAGATCTTAGGTGCCTATGCCGACGAGGACTGCCTGGTTGACGGGAGGCCGGACATGGAGCGGATCGACCCCCTGATCCTCACCATGCCGGACAACCGCTACTGGAGTCTGGGCGAGTATGCCGGGGAGGCGTGGAGTGCCGGAAAGCGCCTGAAGAAAGGGGCCTGA
- a CDS encoding LAGLIDADG family homing endonuclease, with product MSDSVVDSILAARYLRKGERTFDDICRRVAAALAQNESEREDYYEAMHSLRFLPNSPTLMNAGTDIGQLSACFTLYVGDSIPDIFHALEWGALIHKSGGGTGYNFSHIRPEGAPVQSTDGVASGPISFMKVFNAATDVIKQGGRRRGANMGILNVWHPDVLRFIHAKNVEGELSNFNISVMVNDRFMEFVEAGQFQKVWVTHPHTGEEITVGAIWNGIVDGIWKNGEPGVLFYDEINRKNPTPNLGEIDTTNPCVTADTWVMTGAGPRQVADLVGTAFDAAANGMTFRSGPGGFFSTGRKEVVKMTTKEGHCLRLTRSHPVCRVKSMTRYRTETEWTCAGDLSSGDQILLHDHRSLPAWHGPLGREEGYLLGLLVGDGTLKSDAAVLSVWESDRGAASVMGHAEACAYTLAHRSDFSGWSAVKGRGEHRLKLAAVRDLAVLHGMAPGNKTITPALEKASSAGYCGFLSGLFDCDASVQGTTKKGISVRLAQSSLPLLRSVQRMLLRLGIASRIYRRREAGFSVLPDGNGGSKHYRVRTQYELVIAGENLLFFRERVGFIHARKKEALEQALSSYSRSLNRERFVATVSALEDDGEEEVYDVQVPGVNAFDANGLVVHNCGEQPLLPFESCVLGSINLAMFVRDGAVDEEGLRRITRMGVRFLDAVIERNVFPIPQIEEATRKTRKVGLGLMGVHDALLMLGLPYDSEEGRAVCERIMALVNDTAVEESHALAAEKGVFPAFEGSVWGEYPMRNAALTTIAPTGTISLLAGCSSGIEPVFSYAYTRKNTVGKTFVMLHPIFEAELRRAVMALGLGTEEAERKVQEAIDHVHETGTVRDIGWLPVSFRNLFQTALDIDWRDHVRMQAIFQRHVHASISKTINMPNTATREEIAEAVLMAWRSGLKGMTIYRTGSREDVVLALKEKEPAEKPAEIPPTRPKELAGKTYLCQSGCCRLYITVNLLDGRPWEVFIRTVGSGGCEANSNALGRAISTGLQNGVPHQKFVKQFAKVNCISAIRNPASEGLSCADVVGRCIDLAASKQTITTLDTWEITEVSGKKKNLCPECGAELDFGEGCNQGICKNCGWSGCS from the coding sequence ATGAGCGATTCAGTAGTAGATAGCATCCTTGCGGCCCGGTACCTCCGCAAGGGCGAGAGAACCTTTGACGACATCTGCCGGCGCGTTGCTGCGGCGCTCGCGCAGAACGAGAGCGAACGCGAGGATTACTATGAGGCAATGCACTCCCTCCGCTTCCTCCCCAACTCCCCCACCCTGATGAATGCCGGGACCGATATCGGCCAGCTCTCGGCCTGCTTCACCCTGTATGTCGGCGACTCGATCCCCGACATCTTCCATGCCCTCGAATGGGGCGCCCTGATCCACAAGAGCGGCGGCGGCACCGGCTACAACTTCTCCCATATCCGCCCGGAGGGTGCACCTGTCCAGTCCACCGACGGCGTCGCATCCGGCCCGATCTCGTTCATGAAGGTCTTCAACGCCGCCACCGACGTGATCAAGCAGGGCGGACGGCGGCGCGGGGCGAACATGGGGATCCTGAACGTCTGGCACCCTGACGTCCTGCGGTTCATCCACGCGAAGAACGTCGAGGGCGAACTCTCGAACTTCAACATCTCGGTGATGGTCAACGACCGCTTCATGGAGTTCGTGGAGGCCGGGCAGTTCCAGAAAGTCTGGGTCACCCACCCCCATACGGGCGAGGAGATCACGGTCGGCGCCATCTGGAACGGCATCGTCGACGGCATCTGGAAGAACGGCGAGCCCGGAGTCCTCTTCTACGACGAGATCAACCGGAAGAACCCGACCCCGAACCTGGGGGAGATCGATACGACGAATCCGTGCGTCACCGCGGACACATGGGTGATGACCGGCGCAGGCCCCCGCCAGGTCGCCGACCTCGTTGGAACGGCATTCGATGCGGCGGCGAACGGCATGACCTTCAGGTCAGGTCCGGGGGGATTCTTCTCCACAGGGAGAAAGGAGGTGGTGAAGATGACCACGAAAGAGGGCCACTGCCTGAGGTTAACCAGGAGCCACCCGGTCTGCCGCGTAAAATCCATGACCCGCTATCGCACGGAGACCGAATGGACGTGTGCGGGCGACCTCTCTTCAGGCGACCAGATCCTTCTTCACGATCACCGCAGCCTTCCGGCCTGGCACGGCCCCCTCGGCAGGGAAGAAGGATATCTCCTCGGCCTTCTTGTCGGTGACGGCACGCTGAAATCAGATGCCGCCGTTCTCTCGGTCTGGGAGAGCGACCGCGGTGCGGCGTCGGTGATGGGGCACGCGGAGGCGTGCGCGTATACGCTCGCCCACCGCTCTGATTTTTCAGGCTGGTCTGCCGTCAAAGGGCGGGGCGAACACAGGTTGAAGCTTGCTGCCGTCCGCGATCTTGCGGTCTTGCACGGGATGGCTCCCGGAAATAAAACGATCACGCCTGCTCTTGAAAAGGCATCGTCTGCCGGTTATTGCGGGTTCCTCTCCGGCCTCTTCGACTGCGACGCCTCGGTGCAGGGAACGACGAAGAAAGGGATCAGCGTCAGGCTTGCACAGAGTTCGCTCCCGCTCCTCCGCAGCGTCCAGCGGATGCTTCTCCGCCTCGGGATCGCCTCGCGGATCTATCGGCGCAGGGAGGCCGGATTCTCGGTGCTGCCCGACGGGAACGGTGGGTCAAAGCACTACCGCGTGCGTACCCAGTATGAACTGGTGATCGCGGGTGAAAACCTCCTCTTCTTCCGGGAAAGGGTTGGCTTCATCCACGCACGGAAAAAAGAAGCGCTTGAACAGGCACTGTCATCATATTCGCGCTCTCTGAATCGGGAGCGTTTCGTTGCGACGGTGTCTGCACTCGAAGATGACGGCGAGGAGGAGGTCTACGATGTGCAGGTGCCGGGCGTCAATGCCTTCGATGCGAACGGTCTGGTTGTGCACAACTGCGGCGAACAGCCCCTTCTCCCCTTCGAGTCGTGCGTGCTCGGTTCGATCAACCTGGCGATGTTCGTCAGGGATGGCGCCGTCGACGAAGAAGGGCTCAGGCGGATCACCCGCATGGGAGTCCGCTTCCTGGACGCCGTCATCGAAAGAAACGTCTTTCCGATCCCGCAGATCGAGGAGGCGACGCGAAAGACGAGAAAGGTCGGCCTCGGGCTGATGGGGGTCCACGACGCCCTCCTGATGCTCGGCCTCCCGTACGACTCCGAGGAGGGGCGGGCCGTCTGCGAGCGGATCATGGCGCTCGTCAACGACACGGCGGTCGAGGAGTCGCACGCCCTCGCCGCGGAGAAGGGCGTTTTCCCCGCATTCGAGGGGAGCGTATGGGGCGAGTATCCGATGCGGAACGCCGCCCTCACCACCATCGCCCCGACCGGGACGATCTCCCTCCTCGCCGGGTGTTCGAGCGGCATCGAACCGGTTTTCTCCTACGCCTACACCCGCAAAAACACCGTAGGCAAGACCTTCGTGATGCTCCACCCGATCTTCGAGGCAGAACTGAGGCGGGCCGTCATGGCGCTCGGCCTGGGCACCGAGGAGGCCGAACGGAAGGTCCAGGAGGCGATCGATCACGTCCACGAGACCGGGACGGTCAGGGACATCGGCTGGCTCCCGGTTTCCTTCAGGAACCTCTTCCAGACCGCCCTGGACATCGACTGGCGGGACCACGTGCGCATGCAGGCGATCTTCCAGCGGCACGTCCACGCCTCCATCTCCAAGACGATCAACATGCCCAACACCGCCACCCGCGAGGAGATCGCCGAGGCGGTGCTGATGGCGTGGCGGAGCGGGCTCAAGGGGATGACGATCTACCGGACGGGCAGCCGCGAGGACGTGGTGCTCGCCCTCAAAGAGAAAGAACCGGCAGAAAAGCCCGCGGAGATACCGCCCACCCGCCCGAAAGAACTCGCCGGCAAGACGTATCTCTGCCAGTCAGGGTGTTGCCGCCTCTATATCACCGTCAACCTCCTCGACGGGCGGCCCTGGGAGGTCTTCATCAGGACCGTCGGGAGCGGCGGCTGCGAGGCGAACTCCAACGCCCTGGGGCGTGCGATCTCCACCGGCCTCCAGAACGGCGTGCCCCACCAGAAGTTCGTCAAGCAGTTCGCGAAGGTGAACTGCATCTCGGCCATCAGGAACCCGGCCTCGGAGGGCCTTTCCTGCGCCGACGTCGTGGGCAGGTGCATCGACCTTGCGGCCTCGAAGCAGACGATCACCACCCTGGACACCTGGGAGATCACCGAAGTCTCAGGGAAGAAAAAGAACCTCTGCCCCGAGTGCGGCGCCGAACTCGATTTCGGGGAGGGGTGCAACCAGGGGATTTGCAAGAACTGCGGGTGGAGCGGCTGCAGCTGA
- a CDS encoding DUF3795 domain-containing protein, whose translation MKIGVCGIACEVCPKMTDGTCPRPGVGCIPKENPFCLIATCAHRKGMRYCFACSDFPCALTAEGPVKEGFCRHIAGKD comes from the coding sequence ATGAAGATCGGTGTCTGCGGCATCGCCTGCGAGGTCTGCCCGAAGATGACAGACGGCACCTGCCCCCGCCCCGGGGTGGGATGCATCCCGAAGGAAAACCCTTTCTGCTTGATTGCGACCTGCGCCCACCGGAAAGGGATGAGATACTGTTTCGCCTGCTCCGACTTCCCGTGCGCCCTCACCGCAGAGGGGCCGGTGAAAGAGGGGTTCTGCAGGCATATCGCAGGGAAAGACTGA
- a CDS encoding MerR family transcriptional regulator, producing the protein MPVDQIPIGTFSHLTRLSKKALHCYDQKGLLVPATKDLCSGYRYYAIAQIDRAVRIRALSGLGFSLDEVAAVLDAAERGETCVLAGLMGGRRRAVQEEIGRLRRVERVLSSADPLKEMFRMSLTEWTIKEIAPLRVISARTKGAYAEVTGSLIEVLCREIASPENRNAGVKVSGTVISICYAGDEDGSDCDVEVALPVTGAVTVRDPAVGVRVLPGCRALSVLYRGPYENLPLAHRQVREYLDAHGLSQTGPEREVYLNDPAQVAAEDLMTEIQYPVEG; encoded by the coding sequence ATGCCAGTCGATCAGATCCCGATCGGGACATTCTCGCACCTGACCCGGCTGTCGAAGAAAGCGCTGCACTGCTATGACCAGAAGGGCCTCCTTGTGCCGGCGACAAAGGATCTCTGCTCAGGATACCGCTACTACGCGATCGCACAGATCGACCGGGCCGTAAGGATACGAGCCCTTTCTGGCCTCGGGTTCTCCCTGGACGAGGTGGCGGCGGTCCTCGACGCCGCAGAACGCGGGGAGACATGTGTCCTTGCCGGGCTCATGGGGGGGCGGCGCCGCGCCGTGCAGGAGGAGATCGGTCGCCTGCGCAGGGTGGAGCGGGTGCTGTCGTCGGCAGACCCGTTAAAGGAGATGTTTCGAATGTCACTTACAGAATGGACCATCAAGGAGATCGCACCCCTGCGCGTGATCTCGGCACGGACGAAGGGCGCATATGCGGAGGTCACCGGTTCGTTGATCGAGGTGCTCTGCCGGGAGATCGCATCCCCGGAGAACAGGAACGCCGGGGTGAAGGTCTCCGGGACCGTCATCTCGATCTGTTATGCCGGCGACGAAGACGGGAGCGACTGCGATGTCGAGGTCGCCCTGCCGGTCACCGGGGCGGTGACGGTCAGGGATCCGGCCGTCGGGGTGCGCGTCCTCCCCGGATGCCGGGCCCTCTCGGTGCTCTACCGTGGACCGTACGAGAACCTCCCCCTCGCCCACCGGCAGGTGAGGGAGTACCTCGATGCCCACGGCCTCAGCCAGACCGGCCCCGAGCGCGAGGTCTACCTCAACGACCCGGCGCAGGTTGCGGCAGAAGACCTGATGACCGAGATCCAGTACCCGGTTGAGGGCTGA
- a CDS encoding nitroreductase family protein encodes MSTDTIEAIMTRRSVRAYTAEPIGDEEIESLLRAAMQAPSAVNEQPWEFVVIRDRALLDQVPAFSPYASMAKKAPLGILVCADTRRLAIEGFWPQDCAAATENLLLAAHVLGLGAVWTGAYPMKDRVDGFARLCRLPEGVVPFCFVVVGRPAHRTAPANRFLPARVHENLW; translated from the coding sequence ATGAGTACGGACACCATCGAGGCGATCATGACCCGGCGGAGCGTCCGGGCCTACACGGCCGAACCGATCGGCGACGAGGAGATCGAGAGCCTTCTCAGGGCGGCGATGCAGGCCCCGTCGGCCGTGAACGAGCAGCCCTGGGAATTCGTCGTGATCAGGGACCGCGCCCTGCTCGACCAGGTCCCGGCCTTCTCGCCCTATGCGTCGATGGCGAAGAAGGCGCCCCTCGGCATCCTGGTCTGCGCCGACACCCGTCGCCTGGCGATCGAGGGGTTCTGGCCGCAGGACTGTGCGGCGGCGACCGAGAACCTGCTGCTTGCGGCGCACGTCCTCGGCCTCGGCGCCGTCTGGACCGGGGCGTACCCGATGAAAGATCGGGTGGATGGCTTCGCCCGCCTCTGCCGCCTCCCCGAGGGGGTCGTGCCTTTCTGCTTCGTCGTCGTGGGTCGGCCCGCACACAGGACAGCCCCGGCAAACCGCTTCCTGCCTGCACGGGTGCATGAAAATCTCTGGTGA
- a CDS encoding HIT family protein, whose protein sequence is MVCPFCNPHPDCIVTKNALAYARFDAFPVTQGHILIIPFRHLSSFFDATDEERTALFDLVARCREIVAERYRPDGWNIGVNVGPAAGQTVPHLHVHLIPRYGGDVPDPRGGVRGVIPEKQKY, encoded by the coding sequence ATGGTCTGTCCGTTCTGCAATCCCCATCCCGACTGCATCGTCACAAAAAACGCTCTGGCCTACGCACGCTTTGACGCCTTCCCGGTCACGCAGGGACATATCCTGATCATCCCGTTCCGCCACCTCTCCTCATTTTTCGACGCCACCGATGAGGAGAGGACAGCGCTCTTCGATCTCGTCGCCCGCTGCCGGGAAATCGTGGCTGAGCGATACCGCCCGGACGGCTGGAACATCGGGGTGAACGTCGGCCCGGCGGCAGGACAGACGGTGCCCCATCTCCACGTCCACCTCATCCCGCGCTACGGAGGTGACGTCCCGGATCCCCGGGGCGGGGTACGGGGCGTGATCCCCGAAAAACAGAAATATTGA